One Leptolyngbyaceae cyanobacterium DNA window includes the following coding sequences:
- a CDS encoding glutathione S-transferase family protein, giving the protein MFKLYDFLPSGNCYKVRLLLTQLNIPFERIDVNILNEETRTPEFLSKNYNGRVPILEISSGQLLAESNAILFYLSESTNFLPNDSFEKAQVLQWLFFEQYSHEPNIATSRYWISILGKAEEYRDALKEKWERGYAALGVMERHLRDRKFFVAERYTIADISLYAYTHVADEGGFDLSGFPAIQAWLERVKHQPRHITITKI; this is encoded by the coding sequence TAACTGCTATAAAGTCCGTCTTTTATTAACTCAATTGAATATTCCTTTTGAACGAATAGATGTCAACATCCTCAATGAAGAAACCCGTACACCAGAATTTTTAAGTAAAAATTATAACGGGCGAGTTCCTATTTTAGAAATTTCGTCCGGACAGCTACTAGCCGAATCAAATGCCATTTTATTTTACTTGAGCGAAAGTACAAATTTTCTACCAAATGATAGTTTTGAAAAAGCGCAAGTTCTCCAATGGCTATTTTTTGAACAGTACAGCCACGAACCTAATATTGCCACATCGAGATACTGGATTTCTATTTTAGGCAAAGCTGAGGAATATCGGGACGCCCTCAAGGAAAAATGGGAACGGGGTTATGCAGCGCTAGGGGTGATGGAAAGGCATTTACGCGATCGCAAATTTTTTGTAGCAGAACGATATACGATCGCTGATATAAGTTTGTATGCTTATACTCATGTAGCTGATGAAGGTGGATTCGATTTAAGTGGATTTCCAGCGATCCAAGCATGGCTGGAAAGAGTAAAACATCAGCCTCGACATATCACTATTACCAAAATTTAA